CCCATCCTGATTCCTGACCCAGGGCAAGGGAAGGAGCAGTGCTCTCATCCCTCTTGGTCTCAGCAGGTGGCAACTCCCAGCCGGAAAGGAGGCTGCCCGGCTGCACCCCATCCTGAGGTTGCAAGATTCTGCCCCAAAGGCCACAAGACTAAGTCCCACACCGCACATCTAAGCCTCACCCAGTCCGGCCCACCTTGGTCCTCGCAGCAGCCCTTGTACTTGACGATATGCTCATGGTAGAGCGTGCGCAGGATATCGATCTCCCGCCTCCAGCCAGAACGGAGCTGGGGCCCGCAGTCCGCCTTGAGGGCTTTCACGGCCACCATCTCGCCTGTGCCATCGTTGGTCGGGTCGTAGCAGTACAGGCTGACCTTGCCAAAGTGACCCTGGCCGCAGTGCACAGAAGATAAACCCCACTCCTGTGTTTCTCCTCCTAGCAGATCTGTTCAGAAAGCCCCAGGCCCTACCTACTGTGTTGATGGGTCTCCTGGACCTACATCCGGGGACCTCTCTCAAAGCTGAGGGTGTTCCCATCCACAATACAAAACTATCCTTAGGCAGGACCTCCCTTAATTCCACAGGtgggccccatccccagctctccaGGCTCTGCCCTCACCTCGCCAAGATCCCGGATCTTTTTCAAGTATCGCTTGTGGAAAACCGTGGGGTCTGACACTGGTGAGTCTGGATTTACAGTGGAGACGTCCACTAGATCTGGAAGTCGTAACAGGTGAGGCTCAACCCCGGCCCTCTCCCCAGCAGGCGGGGGACACTGCTCCCCAGCATCCAAAGGAAGGAAACTTCCCCCTCAACAGCCCAAGAGTCCACTTTCTGTACAAAGTGCACAGTTAGCCATAGAGAGCCTGCCTAGCACAGGTGGTCACGGGTTCCATTCCCAACCcgcaaaacaaagagaaaccaaAAGTAAACACCTGGATATAGTGAGATTGGGCAGAAAAcaccagagagaaaagaaaaaaactgcaagGGTCCAATTCGTTCAAAGAAGTTGAACTTCTCCCCCAAGACTCTGACTTTTGACTCAGCGGCCCTGCCTCTGTACAGAGACCTTGAGGACACCATGTCTGCATCAGCAGGGACCCCCAGCTCTCTCCTACCCACTGGAGTGCCAGCACCGAGGTGGGGCTCACCGTGGGGCTGCAGCTGAGTGAGGTCACGCAGGATGGTGCGAAAAGAAGGTCGCAGGGCCCGCTCATAGGTCAGGCACTGGCTGGTGATGGTGGCCAGTTCTGGGCAGGAGGGCTCTGGCAGGCGGTGCTGCTTCTGGTAGAACCGCTCTTTCTGTGTGTGGGGGGACCCATGGGATTCAGCGTGGCCCCAGTCCTGCCCCTCTCAAAAGAGGTGGAGCCCACTGGTGCCTGCTGTTgtcattcccattttgcagagCCGCGCCCAGCTGCCTCTGGGGAGCTGTTGCATCTCACCACCAGCACATCCTGCCGCAGCTgtcacccacctctgctcttcgcCCCTCATCTCTCAGACTGCAGCTCCCTGAGGGTAGCACAGCCTCCAGGCCTTTGCCCAGGCCAGGCCCTCTGCCACCGCTGCAGTGCCAGGTCTGGCTCATTGGCCTAATTCTGCACTTAGATCAAACCTCCCCTGGGAAGCCTTGCCTGACTCTTCAGATGCCCTTTGTCCCTGGTCAAGAGCCTTGAGCACCAGCTCTGGGAGGACAAGAAGGAACAGCACCCACTCCCTCGGCCTGCGCTTCCCCATCTCTGTCTGTCACTGCCTAAAGCTGAAGCCCGCTGCTTGCTGGGGACTACTGATTTCCACAAGGACTGTAAAAAGCTGGGATACGATTACCCCCTGGGCCCAGGGATCCCCTGGTCATACCTCAGAGGGACCGCGGCCCTGCAGGGGGGCCTCCCCATCAAAGCAGATCTCCAGAAGAGTGGCACCAAAGCCCCACTTGTCAGCGGCAGTGCACAGACTGGTGGCCCCAGCAGGCAGGCACTCGGGCGCCGTCCAGGGGATGCGTTCCACTCTCTCTGCAGGCCATGCTCAGAGTCACCAAGTGCAGAGGAGTAGGGAAGCCTGTCCCTGTGGCCAGCCCTGCTTGGGTACTCACCCTCCCTGGACAGGGCACCCAGGCCCACACCGGGATCACTCAGCTTGATGAAGGGGCTGGTGCCCTCTGCCAGCCCTAGCCGTGCCAGCAGGATGTTCCGGCCACACACGTTACCATGAACCAGGTTCTTGTCCTCCTGGGGTGGCAAACAAGGAGAGGAGGGGGATGGCCACCTGGCAGGGGCACCGACTATCCACAACCCCCATCCCATGAGGCCCTCATGGGGACAGGCATGTGAAAAGGATGTCCTGGTCATTACTGGGATGCCAAGACAATACACTGTTATCGTGACCAGGCAGCACAGGGCTAGGCAGCACGGGGCTGAGTGGGTCCTTCTTGTTCTCCCAAACTTGGTGGTTAAGGCTTGTGGCCAGGGATGAAAGGCCAGAGGCCCCTGCAGTCTCCTTAAATGCATGTCAGGTGTACTCCTGCCCCAGTGCCTTTGCTGTTCCCTGCCTGATGTCCTCTTGGCTCCCTCTCTAACTCCCAGGTGGCCTTAGTAAGGCCTTCCAACCTACCTACCTAAAGTTCCACCTttctcagtgagactctgtctcaaaataaataaataaaaaagggctggggatgtggctcagtgattaagtgcccctaggttcagtccccaggtcctaaataagtaaaataagtgagtaaataaatacaGCCTTTGGGAGGGTGTAGGTGGTTCCAGGCAAACACtattccattttatagaagggacttgaacatctgtGTAGTTGGTATTcttgggggtcctggaaccaatcccccagAGACACTCTTCCAGTGAAAATGCCTTGAGGGTAGGGGTTTGCCGGTTCTGTTCTGTTATCTGTAGGTCTAGGTCTAGGCCTGGCATGCAGAGGGTACCCACTGAACAAGGAGGTGAAGTTGGAACTCTGGAAAGTGGTGTGATCATACAGGAAGGGTTGGGCAATGAAAGGCCAGAGACAGAAGACAGCATCTAAGGATAGTACCCAGGGGACCTGGGACACAGTGAGCACAGGACAGATGGACTCATGGACAGATCTCCCAGGTGTGGCATGTGGTCCAAGAGATGTATCTTGGCCACCCACCCGAAGCCCAGCCATCCAGCCTCCCTCACTGACACAGGTGCCAGCCCAGCCTACATACCAGGTAGCTGAGGGCGCTGGCCAGCTGCTGAGCCACTGCCACCTTCCAGGTCATGGGTACATGGCCCTTCTCTCGCCGCAGCCACACGTCTAGGGGCCCATTTTCTACATACTCCGTCACCATGATGTCTGAAAAGACGTAGCTGCTGCAGAGGCCGTCCCACCTCCTGTGGGCCTCCCACCTCCATGGGGCCCGGGGCCAACTTGGGGGCTGGGCCTCTGGCTGGGGATGGTGTGGGGACAGAAGGTTAGGTCAGGTTTGGGAGTGAGTCTGGGGAGAGAAGAAATACAAGATGAATGTGGAGTAATGTGGCGcattcttgtaatcccaggggctcgagAGGccgaggcaagaagatcacaagttcaaagccagcctcagcaaaaacgaggtgctaagaaactcagtgagactctgtctttaaataaaatacacaatagggctggggatgtggatgtggctcagtggtcgagtgcccctgagttcaatccccagtatctgcCCTTCCAAAAAAGATGGAGCATGGGGTGAGGCAGAGGGTGTGGAGCATGGAGAAATGTGGAGGAAGAGGTTAGGGCAGGAACAAAGTCAGGATAGAAGAACAGTGGAGGTGGGCAAGGTGGGAGTAAGGCCAGTGCTGGGGACAGCAAGAGAGACAGACATACACTTGGGGTTATGgtcctggtggggctggggtcatCCTGTACAAGTAAGGACATGTAGAGGAAGGACAGAGGTGGCCTTAGGTTCTAGACAAGGCTGGATATTCAGAGGTTGAGGTCTGGGAGGACCAAGGGACACAAACAGGGCTGGAGTCTGCTGGGGGCCAGAGTACTGCTGGGTCAGAGGGGACTAGGCTGGGCTGTGGAGGGGGCTGGGAtgggatggagactgggatggggTCAGCAGTCAGGGTTTAGGCTGAGGGCTGGGCCACAGCCGTGGGAGGGGTATAGGTGAGGCCAAGGTGTAATCTGGGGTTGGATGCAAGTTGAGGTTGGCACGTGGTCAGGAGTGGGGCATAGTTTGATGGTCAAGATACAGCCTGGGGGACGGTGGGGACAGAGGACAGCAGAGAAGAGGTCTACGCTGGGATTGTAGTCAAGGGTCAGCAACAGCTGAGGTCGTGGGTACCAGTGGGGACTCCAGTGTGCCACGGGGTATAATGAGGTCCACTCACTCTCGGAGCCGCGCACACAGACACCATGCACGAAGGCCAGATGTGCGTGGGAGACCTGGCTCATGAGGCTGGCTGTCTCGTAGAAGGCCTGTGGGAACCAGGCAGGTGGGGGGCTGTGAACCTCACCCCGCACCCTGTCCCCATCGCACAACACGCCAGGCCACCCTGCACACTCACCAGGGCGATGTCAtggtgactggggtccagtaCTTTAAGCACTACTCGCAGCTGCTGCCCACAGCCCCCTCCAGGTTTGGGGGAGTCTCCGCCATCTGCTTTGCCCTCCTCAGGGCCCCCCACTCTCAGGAGGCCCTCATATACATTGGTCCTTGTGCCCTGGCCCAAGTGGGATAGCTGCAGGAAGTAGCATAGAATACCGCTGTGATGCCAGCTCCTGCTGACCTCCCAGGGCCCCAGCTACCACATCCCCAGGGACCCTGTCCCTACCACACCCCACCTGGGTGATCTCATCCTGGTGGATGCGGTGGAAGCTTAGCTGGCTGAGGTTAAGTGGCCTGGAGCTGGCCCGAGAACCGCGCATgatgatgaggttggagatttctGGGGGCAGATGCGAAGTGGCTGACACGGACTGGCATGGGGGAGAGAAGCTCTGCCCACCCCATGGCTCACCCTGTACCTCCGGGCTGGGGCAGGCAGCAGCGACGCAGAGAGAAAGAGTCGTCCCCAGCCCGCAAGGAGCAGCCCTGCAGGGCTCCCCGCAGCTCCTGCACACTGGCAAAGGAGCGGCCCCAGCCCTCCAGCATGAAGGCCCCGTCCTGCTGCTCAATGGGGAACTTCCGGATGCGCAAGCTCTGCACTCCAGGTACCTGGGTGGGTGGAAAGGGCACTGAGCAGAGGTCCAGGTAGGGCtcaggccccaccccagcccaggaccCCCCAGCTCCAGGCCCACCGGCTCAGGCTGGGCCACTGTGAGGATAAGGCGGTGCAGGTGGACGGTGCTCCAGTGGATAAGGTAGAGGCCCTCCTCTGGCTGGAGCTTGGCTTGCACAAAGGGCTCCCTGGGGGGGGCAGAGGGGTGCCATTAGGCCACCTGGGGCCACTGATAGACCTGCACCTGGCAAAGACAACATGAGACCTGCCCAGAGGAACACACACCAGCTAGGATaagtcacacatacacacactcacacacacacacggctacTCATTCGAGACACAAGCATGAGAGCAGAGAACAGGCACACACTGGTACATAACGCTGGAGACAGCCACTAACAAGATGGTTtacaggctgagacaggaaatagCCATCAAATGGGGGACAGGTGCACACCACCCACAGCCACCTACATGGGGACACACGGATAGTCTAGCATACAGCGACCACTGATACATCTGGTTACATAATGTGACAGAGCAACAAAGGTGCTGCTTTGGTTTGAATAGGGTTTGTCCCCTCCGAAAACCATGTTAGAGTCTAATCCGCTTGACacgttagctttttgtcactctgaccaaatacttgagaaaatcaatttaaaggaggaaaggttgatTCTGGCTACTGATTCCATAGTTAGCGGGCTCCATTGCTTCTAGGCCTGTGGTGAGGCGGAcgcatcatggaggaagggcttGATGCagaaaagctgctcacttcacggtggccaggggagggggaggttgggacaagatatacccttgcagggcatgcccccagggaccaaCTCCCCCACCTATGCCTCCCTGCTACAGTTCCCACCACCTCCCGAAAATCCAATGTCGAACCTGTGAGCGGGTGAGAACCTTCATAATCCAAACCCcactctgaacactgctgcactggggaccaagccttcagcgcAGAAGCCCTTGAGGAACATTCCAGAGACAATTGTAACAGTGGGGCCTTAGGGACAGAGATTAGGAATGGATGAGCTCATGAGGGTATGCCATCATTTGGATCTTCTGTGTCCCcccaaaggcttggtccccagtttGGTATTGTTGGGGAGGAGGTAGAAACTTAAGAGGTAGAGGCTCATGGGCTCCAGGCCATTGAAGCATGCCCTCAAAGGGAattctgaggggctgggattgtggcttagtggtagagcgctcgatTAGCACTGGCGGgacccaggttctatcctcagcaccacataaaaataaaggcattgtgttgtgtccatctacacctaaaaaaataaatattttttttttaaaaagggagattCTGAGACcccattctcttcttcctcctcctcatgctctctggcttcctggcctTGAGATGAGCAGTACTGCTCCCATGTACTCTACCATGATGCgctgcctctccacaggcccaaagcagcaTGGCCAGCTGACCATAGACAAAACCTCCAGAACTGGGAGTCAAATCTTTTTTCTTATAAGTTGACTATCTCAGGTCTTTCATTATAGGTATTAGAAAGCTGAATAATATAGAGTAGGGCCCCATACTGAATCTTGGTGGCttttgaagaggaagaaaacttgggtgtggtggtgcctcTCTGTActctcagctatttgggaggctaaggcaagaagattacaagtttgagaccaaccttaccaactgagtaagaccctgtctcaaaataaaaaagggcagaagtgtagctcagtggtggagcatgtgCCTAATGTgtgggtccctgggttcaaaccccagtgttggaaggagaaaagaaaaagaagagagggggAGACCAGAAGAGACATTCCTGTGCTGCCTGTCTGTGGCCAGGTGATGCTCTGGGCTGTCTAGGATGGCGAGCAAGGAGGCTACCACCGGATATGGGCCCTCAAATCTTGGACTATGAGCCACAATaagtctctttttaaaagaacTCATGttttttacagaaacaaaaaatggACTAATACGGGGCCTTGACATCACAGACAAAAAAGACTAGAACAAATGGACACTACAAGGTGTCAGCCATGTAGGGCAAGAAGCCACACACAAAGTGGCTGACATAATGACCAGGTCCAGAGACACACATACtgtggcagcacacacctgtgatgACAGTCACAGGAAGCAAAATGGCCACTTACACTTCCCCTGGTAGAGGGACAAGCCTCTGAGAGGTCAGACCCTTGTCAGACACCCCCAGGTACTAAGCCCCAGCATCACAGGTGGTACAAGGGACAGCCAGACACAGGGCCAATGACTAGAGAAGCCACAGTCACAAACCTCACAGCATGCAGAGAACCACACACACATCTCCACATTCGTCCTACGTGGGGACGGATACTTCATACCTCAGCACTAGGTCACCAACAGAATCCTTTAGACAGGGACACACAAATCCCAGCAGAGATACACCTCACAGGTGGACACCCCCACACAGGTGGACACCCCCAACATGCCCCTGAATGACCACGGGTTGGTGCAACACACTGTCCCATGAAAACCACCCATTCTGTGCAATGCCAATGTCAACATGTGACGCTAATCCCAAATGCTATCACCAGAGCAGTGACAGCTACACAATAAACATCCAGACATACAGGGTAACAGTCCCAAATGCACCTCTATCATCCCAGGTACCCTTGCTGCATGTAGCCCCtcactgtgcacacacacaggtgAACACAAGTAGTGCCTGAACTCACACGCAGGTCTGGATGCACTCATAAGTGTGCCTGTGGTCCcatgcacacagacacaaatACACGTGTTCGCTGAGATGCACACACCTGTGCCACACAGCCAACACATGTGCACAAACACGAGCACACTCTAGAGGACTGAAGGGGGTGCTCTCTCACAGAGCGGGCCCTTGCACACCATGCAGTTCCTGCAGAGTGGCTTTGGCGGGGGGCACCCATCCTGGCCACCTTCCTCGCCCTGGCCACTCACAGCAGGGGCCCATGGATACCCTCCTGGATGCTCATCACTAGCCGTGGGGGAGCCACCTCCTGGCACAGGTAATGGCTGGAGTCTGCTGTCAGGCGGAAGTAGCCGTCCACCAGCGCCACGAAGGACAGGGCCGCGGCCCGGGAAGGCAGTCTCAGCTCCTGCAGGCCAGGGGCATGTCAGGCAGGTGACACAGGCCAGAGCTGCCCCCCACCCGATTGCCGCCCCAGGCCCCACCAGGCACTTGTTGTCTTGCTGGTAGATGGTGACACGGCACCCTTTTAGCACCAGGTGCGTGATGTCCTGGAAGTCACAGAAGTAAGTCCAGGGTGGCTCCCTCGGCCTGTTTGCTGGCTGGCCACCTGCCTCACGGGCCTTGGCTTTCTTCCCAGACAGGTGGGTTTGGGAATTCCTGCTGCTGTCGTTGACGTCACTAGAAACCTGCAAATCCAACGAGTGGGGCACAAGACAAAGGGGGACACAGCCCACTTATCCCCTGCACCGTCCCCAGGGGTCAGGAGATGGAGGGCCAGTCACCTGTTCTGGAATCTCTCTTAGGAGTCCCTCTGCCACAGGCAGGATGGGAACTCATCCCAAGAGACACATAGGATGAAGCCAGACCTCaaggaggacagagaggagaACCCTGCCCCATCCCCAACTGCCAGACAATGAAAGGTTCCCCAGGGGTGTAAGCCCCAGAAATCAAGTCCCAAGGGGACAGACAGAGGATGCTCACCAAGAGATAGACCCCAGGGGACAAGGGACACAGCCTGAGGTAGGTAGGGAAAGGGCTCACCACTGCTAACTCAGCAGCCCACCAGCAGAGGTGAGCAAAGACCACCCACCAGGCCTGCCTGAACCCACAGAGGGCAGGAGGTGTCCTGCTCACCTCCACCTGTACTGGCCGCCACTGGATGCCACCAGTGCCTGTCACCAGTACCTCGTGGGTGGGGGATCCCAAGGCAGGCTCCAGGTTGTGGTCCGCGGAGGCCCGCCTGCTGTCCTGGATGTAGCAGGGCTCTCCCTCGGCCTGGGACAGTAGCTCCAGGTGACACACAGGTATGCGTTCAGTGCCAAAGCGGGGGGCCAGATGCTCCAGGGTGGCTATGTATTTGACCATGACCATCTGCTGAGAGAGGTGGCCTGGCTGGAAGGCATGCAGGAACTTGCGGAAGACATTGCGCAGGCGCAGCCGTGTAAGGGCGTTGTGCTGCCGGATCTGCTGCCGGAAGGAGAGCGGGATGCAGTCCTTGAAGCTGTGGGGTTGACATGGAAGGGGCTGGTAAGGGACCTGGTTGGCAGGCTTGGCTGAATGACATAGAACAAGTGGCTTATGAGCCTCAGCTGCCTCAGTGAGAGAATATGCACACTGGCAAGAAAGTTCatagagaggggctggggatgtggctcaagcggtagtgcgctcgcctggcatgcgtgaggcccaggttccatcctcagcaccacatacaaacaaagatgttgtgtccgccgaaaactaaaaaataaattaaaaaaaaaaaaaagtggatagaGAGACCTGACACAGGACCAACCCAGGGAAGTGGGGTGCTGTGGGGGTCCAGGGCCAGACCTCCCAAAGACACACTGGAGCTGAAATCCCAGGTCTCAGGCAACTTCTGAAAGCTTGAAAGGGCTCCGTTTCCTTTAAAGCATCATCTGAAATGGGACTAAATGGTGCTCACCTCCAAGGCGGATGAGAGCATTCAGCAAACTGCTGCCTGCAAAGTGCTTGGACTATGGACCAGCACACAGTAAGGACAGAGTGTGGCTGTTGCCATCACAGGAGAACTCGCTATTATTTGAATCATTCATTTTATAACCATCAATAAACAACCCAGCTCTGGGAGGTCTCTCTGCTGCTCACAGAGTCCTAACTCCTCACTCTCCCAGTCCACCCCCTTCTGCCTGTTGCCTGCCTGCAACCAACCACCAGTATGGCTAGATCACAGGTTTCCGTGCCTTGGTCTCTACCTCCTGAGatattctctccctcccccacttccAAGCTTCCCAGGGCTCACCAGTACCCTGAAAAGGGCGTGGCCAACCTCCACACTCACTCAGGCAATCACCTGCATCCAGTTTGCCTGTAAAGGAGCCTTGGCGCCTTCTGCCTCTGAGCCTTTGTACACGCTGTTCCCTGTGCCTAGAACATACTGCCAACTCAACTGGATAAAGCAACTCAACTTTGGGGCTCAGCAGAGACGTTCCCTAACTGGGAAACACTCCCTGATGTCCAGGTTGGATGTGTTCCCTCCTTCTGTACATTGTTGTCACATTTCTAGTCCTTCAGAGTGATACCATAACAGGAACTAAAAAATATGTGCTTCAAGAACTGCTGGGGGTGGGCTCAGAATACCCTTAGTTTGATATGAAAGGACTTCTAAAAAAGTGTAAATAGAggaaatgactgttacagactcCATAAAATTATTGAGTCAGCATGTTCTAATTGGGGATCTGAATTTAACTTATATTTCCTTTTGGCTAGGAGCATTTATTCCAAAGAATGAAGTACAATAATTGTATATTCTCACTTGGTCGTACTGGACTGGCTTCATTCTCTTAGTACATTCAGTAATGACTCAAGCATCTGGCTGTTAATGTACCCTAGTTGCCAACTCTTAATTGCCACGAGCCAAATATTTCTTCTATGtgattaatccatttattttaatggctgccttttaatttttcatctttttattttcttgctgcTGCCTATCCATGTATGTAGTCATTAAGGGGAAAATATTACAACATTTTTGGGTGGAAAGGCATTGTGTTATAAGTGAATGTTTTGAaggattttttaattgaaagaaacTAGCCTGGAATAATGCCACCAGAGATTGAGTGGAAATTACCCCTTTTGAAGGTGCCATTCTTATTAGCCAAGAAGTTGGTATTTAAACATTCATCTTGAGGGAATAACGtgtaatatataatttgaaataaagttttagtGACCTTAAGAAGAGCATTATAACAGATAACATTGTGGGAATGGGGtgattttgttaaatgaataactTGGATAAAGTTTTCATGTGCAGGCAAAATGTATTCACTAGATTTCTACATAGTGATCTGCTTTTACTTTGTAATTTGTAGTCcgcaaaatactttttttttttttaaataaagtccatccttacacttaaaaaaaaaaaaaaaaagaacagctgggggctggggatgtagctcagtggtatagcatgtacctagcatgtgtaaggccctgggttcaacccccccaGCACTGGGAAgcaaaaaaattccaaaacaagCTGATCCTGAAAGACAACTGTTGTGCTGCCTCCTCCAGACAGTGTGTCCTGATGATCTGAGCCCTTACTGCAATGCAGGGATCCCCCAAGGCTCTGTCAGTAGAGCTGGCTTCCAGCTCCCCAGAATccagcctccttccttcccttgaatttttactattattattattattattattattattattattatttgtactggtaattgaacccagggatgcttaaccactgagccacatctccagcctccccctctttttttttaattttgagacagggtcttgctaatttgctgagaattttgaacttgaaatccttagCCTTaacctccccagtcactgggattataggtgtgcacctccaTGCCCTGCCTTCCCTTGAATTTTAATGAGTTCTTAATGCCGAGAGCTTTAAGGATCTGCCAAGTCCCCACCTCCCTGCTGGAACCTCCTCCCATAACCCTGGCTCCTGCTGTTCTAGCCACACCTCCTCCAACACATCAGGCATGAAATAGCCTCAGAGCCTTGGCACAGGCAGTTCCTCTGTATAGAATGGTTTCCTCCTAGACATGTGTATAGCTCCCTCCTTCACCTCCTTGACTACAAAACTTCACAATGAAGAATCCCCtaactggggctgggattgtagctcagtttgtagagtgtttgccttgcatgtgaggcactgggttcaatcctcagcaccacataaaaacaaataaataaaataaaggtattgtgtctaatctacactaaaaaaaaaattaaaaaaaaaaaaagaatcccctAACTTAACCAATTTAACAATATAAACTAAGTCCTCTGagctactctggaagctgagtagaggatggcttgagcctaggagtgcagggccagcctgggccacatagTGACACCCCGTTTCagaaaataaacagggctggggatatagctcagtggtagagcaattacATAGcacctagcaccacacacaaacacaaaaattaactaaacAAATGAATACTTCTCACCCCTGATATTTCATGTTCCACTTtcctacttattttattttttattttttgtagtattttgtagcattggagattaaacccaggaccttacacatgctaggcaagtgtccaACCCCTGGGCTACACTCAATCctgatttatttaatttctagtaCTAGAAATGGGACCCAaagtcactttaccactg
This is a stretch of genomic DNA from Ictidomys tridecemlineatus isolate mIctTri1 chromosome 2, mIctTri1.hap1, whole genome shotgun sequence. It encodes these proteins:
- the Tyk2 gene encoding non-receptor tyrosine-protein kinase TYK2 isoform X1; translated protein: MPLCQKGAAAKGSKPHRDRAQPMADMGGLKVLLHWAGPSGGEPWVTFSKTSLTAEEVCIHIAHKVGITPPCFNLFALFDAQAQVWLPPNHILEVSRDTSLTLYFRMRFYFRNWHGMNPQEPAVYRCGLPGAETSSEPTEQGVQLLDPASFEYLFEQGKHEFVNDVVSLWELSSEEEIHHFKNESLGMAFLHLSHLALQRGVPLEEVAKEISFKDCIPLSFRQQIRQHNALTRLRLRNVFRKFLHAFQPGHLSQQMVMVKYIATLEHLAPRFGTERIPVCHLELLSQAEGEPCYIQDSRRASADHNLEPALGSPTHEVLVTGTGGIQWRPVQVEVSSDVNDSSRNSQTHLSGKKAKAREAGGQPANRPREPPWTYFCDFQDITHLVLKGCRVTIYQQDNKCLELRLPSRAAALSFVALVDGYFRLTADSSHYLCQEVAPPRLVMSIQEGIHGPLLEPFVQAKLQPEEGLYLIHWSTVHLHRLILTVAQPEPVPGVQSLRIRKFPIEQQDGAFMLEGWGRSFASVQELRGALQGCSLRAGDDSFSLRRCCLPQPGEISNLIIMRGSRASSRPLNLSQLSFHRIHQDEITQLSHLGQGTRTNVYEGLLRVGGPEEGKADGGDSPKPGGGCGQQLRVVLKVLDPSHHDIALAFYETASLMSQVSHAHLAFVHGVCVRGSENIMVTEYVENGPLDVWLRREKGHVPMTWKVAVAQQLASALSYLEDKNLVHGNVCGRNILLARLGLAEGTSPFIKLSDPGVGLGALSREERVERIPWTAPECLPAGATSLCTAADKWGFGATLLEICFDGEAPLQGRGPSEKERFYQKQHRLPEPSCPELATITSQCLTYERALRPSFRTILRDLTQLQPHDLVDVSTVNPDSPVSDPTVFHKRYLKKIRDLGEGHFGKVSLYCYDPTNDGTGEMVAVKALKADCGPQLRSGWRREIDILRTLYHEHIVKYKGCCEDQGEKSVQLVMEYVPLGSLRDYLPRHNVGLAQLLLFAQQICEGMAYLHAQHYIHRDLAARNVLLDNDRLVKIGDFGLAKAVPEGHEYYRVREDGDSPVFWYAPECLKECKFYYASDVWSFGVTLYELLTYCDSSQSPPSKFLELIGLTQGQITVLRLTELLERGERLPRPERCPCEIYHLMKNCWEAESSFRPTFQNLIPILKMVHEKYQGQAPSVFSVC
- the Tyk2 gene encoding non-receptor tyrosine-protein kinase TYK2 isoform X2, which codes for MRFYFRNWHGMNPQEPAVYRCGLPGAETSSEPTEQGVQLLDPASFEYLFEQGKHEFVNDVVSLWELSSEEEIHHFKNESLGMAFLHLSHLALQRGVPLEEVAKEISFKDCIPLSFRQQIRQHNALTRLRLRNVFRKFLHAFQPGHLSQQMVMVKYIATLEHLAPRFGTERIPVCHLELLSQAEGEPCYIQDSRRASADHNLEPALGSPTHEVLVTGTGGIQWRPVQVEVSSDVNDSSRNSQTHLSGKKAKAREAGGQPANRPREPPWTYFCDFQDITHLVLKGCRVTIYQQDNKCLELRLPSRAAALSFVALVDGYFRLTADSSHYLCQEVAPPRLVMSIQEGIHGPLLEPFVQAKLQPEEGLYLIHWSTVHLHRLILTVAQPEPVPGVQSLRIRKFPIEQQDGAFMLEGWGRSFASVQELRGALQGCSLRAGDDSFSLRRCCLPQPGEISNLIIMRGSRASSRPLNLSQLSFHRIHQDEITQLSHLGQGTRTNVYEGLLRVGGPEEGKADGGDSPKPGGGCGQQLRVVLKVLDPSHHDIALAFYETASLMSQVSHAHLAFVHGVCVRGSENIMVTEYVENGPLDVWLRREKGHVPMTWKVAVAQQLASALSYLEDKNLVHGNVCGRNILLARLGLAEGTSPFIKLSDPGVGLGALSREERVERIPWTAPECLPAGATSLCTAADKWGFGATLLEICFDGEAPLQGRGPSEKERFYQKQHRLPEPSCPELATITSQCLTYERALRPSFRTILRDLTQLQPHDLVDVSTVNPDSPVSDPTVFHKRYLKKIRDLGEGHFGKVSLYCYDPTNDGTGEMVAVKALKADCGPQLRSGWRREIDILRTLYHEHIVKYKGCCEDQGEKSVQLVMEYVPLGSLRDYLPRHNVGLAQLLLFAQQICEGMAYLHAQHYIHRDLAARNVLLDNDRLVKIGDFGLAKAVPEGHEYYRVREDGDSPVFWYAPECLKECKFYYASDVWSFGVTLYELLTYCDSSQSPPSKFLELIGLTQGQITVLRLTELLERGERLPRPERCPCEIYHLMKNCWEAESSFRPTFQNLIPILKMVHEKYQGQAPSVFSVC